From one Planctomycetia bacterium genomic stretch:
- a CDS encoding trypsin-like peptidase domain-containing protein: protein MTRNTIFVCLISAALGAGVSIFYLEVPRTRLAMAQQTEPRLRLPTAPEAQVTDERVPLDELSPDERVNVSVYENVNRSVVNISTVATRPSAFMLLEYESEGAGSGSVLDKQGHILTNFHVVEGARDIQVTLYDGKSYEATPVGGDANSDVAVIKIDAPPESLFPVKFADSSRLRVGQRVFALGNPFGLDRTLTIGIISSLDRTLPTRNNRTVKSVIQTDAAINPGNSGGPLLDSKSRIIGMNTAIASKTGQSSGVGFAIPANMISRVVRQLIDDGRVIRPETGIALVSRTERGLRIAALAPDGPAERAGLRGPKLIRERKRQGPFVYEYQTVDRSAADLIVAVDDQSISTADDLLTIVESKRPGERVKITVLREGSKVDVPLVLGESE, encoded by the coding sequence ATGACGCGCAACACTATCTTCGTCTGCCTCATCTCCGCCGCGCTCGGCGCGGGCGTCTCGATCTTCTATCTCGAAGTGCCGCGCACGCGCCTGGCGATGGCCCAACAAACCGAGCCGCGATTGAGATTGCCGACCGCGCCCGAGGCCCAGGTCACCGACGAGCGCGTGCCGCTCGACGAATTGTCGCCGGACGAGCGCGTGAATGTTTCCGTTTACGAAAACGTCAACCGCAGCGTCGTCAATATCAGCACCGTCGCCACGCGACCGAGCGCATTCATGTTGCTCGAATACGAATCGGAAGGCGCCGGCTCCGGTTCCGTCCTCGATAAGCAAGGTCACATCCTGACCAACTTCCACGTCGTCGAAGGCGCTCGCGACATTCAGGTCACGCTCTACGACGGCAAATCGTACGAAGCCACGCCCGTCGGCGGCGACGCCAACAGCGACGTCGCGGTGATCAAAATCGACGCCCCGCCTGAAAGCCTGTTCCCCGTCAAATTCGCCGATTCCAGCCGGCTGCGCGTCGGACAACGCGTGTTCGCCCTGGGCAATCCTTTCGGATTGGACCGAACGCTCACGATCGGCATCATTTCCAGCTTGGACCGCACCTTGCCGACGCGGAACAATCGCACGGTCAAGTCCGTGATCCAGACCGACGCCGCGATCAACCCCGGCAACTCCGGCGGCCCGCTCCTCGACAGTAAAAGCCGCATCATCGGCATGAACACGGCCATCGCCAGCAAGACCGGCCAAAGCTCCGGCGTCGGTTTCGCCATTCCCGCAAATATGATCAGCCGCGTCGTGCGACAACTGATCGACGACGGCCGCGTCATCCGGCCCGAAACCGGCATCGCACTGGTCTCGCGAACCGAGCGAGGATTGCGGATCGCCGCCCTAGCCCCAGACGGACCAGCGGAACGCGCTGGCCTGCGCGGACCAAAGCTCATCCGCGAGCGCAAACGCCAGGGCCCATTCGTCTACGAATACCAAACCGTCGACCGCAGCGCCGCCGATCTCATCGTCGCCGTCGACGACCAGTCGATTTCCACCGCCGACGACCTACTCACCATCGTCGAAAGCAAACGCCCCGGAGAACGCGTCAAAATCACAGTCCTCCGCGAAGGCAGCAAAGTCGACGTACCGCTCGTGCTCGGAGAGAGCGAGTAG